Proteins encoded in a region of the Perca fluviatilis chromosome 8, GENO_Pfluv_1.0, whole genome shotgun sequence genome:
- the LOC120563346 gene encoding uncharacterized protein LOC120563346 isoform X1: MSVVFSCCCCGVYGVKEVYGDRPNMDCGRGMFCPFCGKHMNSLTRFCFTCGRCLEFLKDADKTETLETQGTSRQPDSAMQTEQPCPSYKQFMEYRSSKSKERQSFTYGPKGRYRPKERKHVQINVGLMVPNGTDLKPLRGKTLPLFTDPEVAAPDLLKQAVQKMTTFNKDMHEGPYVLLYPDCSEVVHVPGSERPFKLAEYKKEIGKAYSRITFYICLEKHHKRVDDTSDSDSEIVITTRSKAELNRADTLVFEPQNRSTPKHKLDDERDAPGQSTIQPGQIVISDAEDLDPPEANPEKMSCYSKYTDLFSPNVEPEDEEPVAVNAKNFQHTAMEETDIALPDIVANLSLPIDHKKVSRFNISRANVWDGAVRGFKRTTYSETCDMLVKFTDDTGVLEEGIDTGGPRREFLTLLMKHLKDRPIFDGPEGHRFLVYNAKD; this comes from the exons ATGAGCGTGGTCTTttcgtgttgttgttgtggagttTATGGCGTCAAAGAAGTTTATGGTGACCGCCCGAACATGGACTGCGGCCGAGGGATGTTTTGCCCGTTTTGTGGCAAACACATGAACAGCTTAACGCGGTTTtgctttacgtgtggtcggtgtttggagtttttaaaGGACGCGGACAagacggaaacattggaaacaCAGGGGACGTCTCGACAGCCGGACAGTGCTATGCAAA CAGAACAACCATGCCCATCATACAAACAGTTCATGGAGTACAGAAGCTCGAAATCAAAAGAACGACAGTCTTTTACCTATGGGCCAAAAGGAAGATATAGGcctaaagaaagaaaacacgTCCAG ATAAACGTAGGATTGATGGTGCCAAATGGAACTGATTTAAAACCTCTAAGAGGGAAAACACTACCGTTATTTACAGACCCAGAGGTAGCAGCACCTGATCTACTGAAACAAGCTGTCCAGAAAATGACAACATTTAACAAGGACATGCACGAAGGACCTTATGTCCTTTTGTATCCAGACTGCTCAGAGGTGGTTCATGTGCCTGGGTCAGAAAGGCCATTCAAATTGGCAGAATATAAAAAGGAAATAGGAAAGGCATATTCCAGGATCACTTTTTACATTTGCCTAGAAAAACACCATAAAAGAG tggaTGATACCTCAGACTCTGATTCTGAAATTGTCATCACAACAAGGAGCAAAGCTGAACTCAATCGTGCTGACACTTTG GTTTTTGAACCACAAAATCGAAGTACTCCCAAACACAAGCTGGACGATGAAAG AGATGCACCAGGACAATCAACAATTCAGCCAGGACAG ATAGTAATATCTGATGCTGAGGATCTGGATCCACCTGAAGCAAATCCAGAAAAAATGTCTTGCTACAg TAAATACACAGACCTGTTTTCACCAAATGTTGAGCCGGAGGACGAAGAGCCGGTTGCTGTCAATGCGAAGAATTTCCAACACACAGCAAT GGAGGAGACGGACATTGCATTACCTGACATCGTAGCAAACTTGTCTCTTCCTAttgatcataaaaaagtcagccGGTTTAACATCTCAAGGGCTAATGTTTGGGATGGGGCAGTCAGAGGTTTCAAGCGTACAACATATTCTGAAACCTGTGACATGCTGGTGAAATTTACTGATGATACTGGTGTTCTGGAAGAGGGAATTGACACTGGTGGTCCAAGACGAGAGTTTTTAACTCTACTGATGAAACACCTAAAAGACCGGCCCATTTTTGATGGACCAGAAGGACATCGGTTCTTGGTCTACAATGCAAAGG ATTGA
- the LOC120563346 gene encoding uncharacterized protein LOC120563346 isoform X2, giving the protein MSVVFSCCCCGVYGVKEVYGDRPNMDCGRGMFCPFCGKHMNSLTRFCFTCGRCLEFLKDADKTETLETQGTSRQPDSAMQKQPCPSYKQFMEYRSSKSKERQSFTYGPKGRYRPKERKHVQINVGLMVPNGTDLKPLRGKTLPLFTDPEVAAPDLLKQAVQKMTTFNKDMHEGPYVLLYPDCSEVVHVPGSERPFKLAEYKKEIGKAYSRITFYICLEKHHKRVDDTSDSDSEIVITTRSKAELNRADTLVFEPQNRSTPKHKLDDERDAPGQSTIQPGQIVISDAEDLDPPEANPEKMSCYSKYTDLFSPNVEPEDEEPVAVNAKNFQHTAMEETDIALPDIVANLSLPIDHKKVSRFNISRANVWDGAVRGFKRTTYSETCDMLVKFTDDTGVLEEGIDTGGPRREFLTLLMKHLKDRPIFDGPEGHRFLVYNAKD; this is encoded by the exons ATGAGCGTGGTCTTttcgtgttgttgttgtggagttTATGGCGTCAAAGAAGTTTATGGTGACCGCCCGAACATGGACTGCGGCCGAGGGATGTTTTGCCCGTTTTGTGGCAAACACATGAACAGCTTAACGCGGTTTtgctttacgtgtggtcggtgtttggagtttttaaaGGACGCGGACAagacggaaacattggaaacaCAGGGGACGTCTCGACAGCCGGACAGTGCTATGCAAA AACAACCATGCCCATCATACAAACAGTTCATGGAGTACAGAAGCTCGAAATCAAAAGAACGACAGTCTTTTACCTATGGGCCAAAAGGAAGATATAGGcctaaagaaagaaaacacgTCCAG ATAAACGTAGGATTGATGGTGCCAAATGGAACTGATTTAAAACCTCTAAGAGGGAAAACACTACCGTTATTTACAGACCCAGAGGTAGCAGCACCTGATCTACTGAAACAAGCTGTCCAGAAAATGACAACATTTAACAAGGACATGCACGAAGGACCTTATGTCCTTTTGTATCCAGACTGCTCAGAGGTGGTTCATGTGCCTGGGTCAGAAAGGCCATTCAAATTGGCAGAATATAAAAAGGAAATAGGAAAGGCATATTCCAGGATCACTTTTTACATTTGCCTAGAAAAACACCATAAAAGAG tggaTGATACCTCAGACTCTGATTCTGAAATTGTCATCACAACAAGGAGCAAAGCTGAACTCAATCGTGCTGACACTTTG GTTTTTGAACCACAAAATCGAAGTACTCCCAAACACAAGCTGGACGATGAAAG AGATGCACCAGGACAATCAACAATTCAGCCAGGACAG ATAGTAATATCTGATGCTGAGGATCTGGATCCACCTGAAGCAAATCCAGAAAAAATGTCTTGCTACAg TAAATACACAGACCTGTTTTCACCAAATGTTGAGCCGGAGGACGAAGAGCCGGTTGCTGTCAATGCGAAGAATTTCCAACACACAGCAAT GGAGGAGACGGACATTGCATTACCTGACATCGTAGCAAACTTGTCTCTTCCTAttgatcataaaaaagtcagccGGTTTAACATCTCAAGGGCTAATGTTTGGGATGGGGCAGTCAGAGGTTTCAAGCGTACAACATATTCTGAAACCTGTGACATGCTGGTGAAATTTACTGATGATACTGGTGTTCTGGAAGAGGGAATTGACACTGGTGGTCCAAGACGAGAGTTTTTAACTCTACTGATGAAACACCTAAAAGACCGGCCCATTTTTGATGGACCAGAAGGACATCGGTTCTTGGTCTACAATGCAAAGG ATTGA